A stretch of the Macaca thibetana thibetana isolate TM-01 chromosome X, ASM2454274v1, whole genome shotgun sequence genome encodes the following:
- the LOC126945646 gene encoding uncharacterized protein LOC126945646, translating to MECTTRLLPSAAASRSQSPSGRLTSSALRVHSASGRPHRGASASLNSAQPPPPGAGPETHPAPPPPPPPTPHCSVGRGDPSPAAAGTPHPPRPEPTWRPCWLQLRPGPRPAAENARRLGCHRTCAVAAGGVVRVRFRPGSGSRRQREFNLCGRGGLRGFSARDRGSVQGVIARHSCTCW from the exons ATGGAATGTACCACCAGGCTTCTCCCCTCCGCCGCAGCCTCTAGGAGTCAGTCGCCTTCGGGGCGCCTTACCTCTTCCGCCCTCAGGGTGCACTCGGCCTCAGGCCGTCCCCACCGGGGAGCCTCCGCCTCTTTAAATAgcgcccagcccccacccccaggagcAGGTCCCGAGACGcacccggccccgcccccgcccccgcccccgacGCCGCACTGCTCTGTGGGACGCGGCGACCCCTCTCCCGCCGCGGCCGGGACCCCGCACCCGCCCCGTCCCGAGCCCACCTGGCGGCCCTGCTGGCTACAGCTCCGACCTGGGCCCAGGCCGGCTGCGGAAAACGCCCGGCGTCTCGGCTGTCACCGAACCTGTGCAGTTGCCGCAGGGGGAGTCGTGCGTGTCAGATTTAGGCCAGGAAGCGGAAGTCGCCGGCAGCGAGAGTTTAACCTCTGTGGGCGCGGAGGGTTGCGGGGATTCAGCGCCCGGGACCGTGGATCTGTGCAGGGAGTCATAG ccaggcacagttgcaCATgttggtag